The following are encoded in a window of Episyrphus balteatus chromosome X, idEpiBalt1.1, whole genome shotgun sequence genomic DNA:
- the LOC129920669 gene encoding ankyrin-3 isoform X1: MALGDTKNGNLPSMAKDIQLPTAVETAPQNNEQIERGSTEKIAHKLNKQIDATISFLRAGRSGELGKVIEFLESGQVTDINTCNANGLNALHLAAKDGYIDIVSELLRRGANVDNATKKGNTALHIASLAGQKEVIKLLIQYNANVNVQSLNGFTPLYMAAQENHDACVRYLLAKGANPSLATEDGFTPLAVAMQQGHDKVVAVLLESDSRGKVRLPALHIAAKKDDVKAATLLLENEHNPDIVSKSGFTPLHIAAHYGNVDIAKLLIERGADVNYIAKHNITPLHVACKWGKKNILMLLLSKNARIDATTRDGLTPLHCAARSGHKGVIELLLENGAPILSKTKNGLAPLHMAAQGEHDEAARILLTHKAPVDEVTVDYLTALHVSAHCGHVKVAKLLLDHNADPNARALNGFTPLHIACKKNRIKVVELLLKHNASISATTESGLTPLHVASFMGCMNIVIYLLQHDANPDAPTVRGETPLHLAARANQTDIIRILLRNDAQVDAQAREGQTPLHVSSRLGNIDIIMLMLQHGANVDSVTKDAYTPLHIAAKEGQEEVAALLIDNNASLDAVTKKSFSPLHLAAKYGKVQIVQLLLQKGANVDCQGKNGVTPLHVASHYDHQEIALLLLEKGALPQASAKNGHTALHIAARKNQMDIATNLLQYGADPNAKSKSGFAPLHLASQEGHADMVNLLLEHGASANISARNGLTPMHLCAQEDRVKVAKILLENDAQISERTKAGYSPLHVAAHFGQITMVKFLLENDANIELSTNVGYTPLHQAAQQGHTLVINLLLTHKANPNALTNHGQTALNIANKLGYVTAVETLKVVTEKSITNTVTGVLEEKYKVVAPESMHEAFMSDSEDEGGEDHLDQHQYKYMATDDLKTIINENDQHNYDTTDDGQIYASNRKTFTTNNATAKYVNQNMSPTTNTYQIKSIDNVTIIKPPVHLGFLVSFLVDARGGSMRGCRHSGVRVIVPPKSCAQPTRITCRYVKPQRVANPPPLMEGEALVSRVMELSPVEAKFLGSVILEVPHFGSLRDKEREIIILRSDNGETWREHTLYDSEEAVRDVLDKTFESNELSHLEDLHTSRIVRIVTRNFPHFFAVVSRIRQEVHAIGPDGGTVSSTAVPQVQAIFPPNALTKKIRVGLQAQPVDLNGCCKLLGQGVAVSPVVTVEPRRRKFHKAITLSIPAPKAYTQGMVNQYSGNAPTLRLLCSITGGQNRAVWEDVTGSTPLAFVKDSVSFTTTVSARFWLMDCRNVSEASRMATELYSYMAQVPFMVKFVVFAKRISNTEAKLSVFCMTDDKEDKTLEHQEYFTEVAKSRDVEIPEDQDIYLEFAGNLLPVLKSGEQLNMKFHAFRENRLSFLVRVKDQEEPFGRISFMSEPKISKGEAPQTPICTLNVTLTDHEIIADNHNGSQKSLDHSVNYRDMLNFGYRQADEIHKADIRLSDICNLLEDDWVSLAKELQVPENDIELIKSEYTGKQASKQAMVMLRLWLRQAGNNANGNTLEQALHKINRSDIVEKCIFNLELVTDYMEKAVAKMQLDQSGFDSLNDDLLNSTSCDTSLVHRDRDDNETPQKFKLIDNETMAIAPPLPASTESLQIEEKSIVDVVQKFEEKSDKDAECTEKHYESNNHIQDLESTANTAAVSESPKKITPSKVVTVISQQQQFDPHYHQKQYQQSWVEPQSHEIISEYNNDRDLDDMNIGSYESSIIMKEEQQQNTEQISYDGTEDDDFPTSINGQKTIEMSMPSVVVVGGNANECDDNYFMEISSSNLDDVGKSDNAPSISHDAEIVSSSISEIGGDVDEIEEDIIYDQGGDQVTQITWEAAPNMIGLDAAKQLTTHTIDSQLEFLQQERTHINANANDLVNLEDAKIAKIQLDQQPKENTILLSEITSSSAGAGGVASNMTHNSITSTKSKTSSTKSLENNIKTVGSSSDSDIALHEPGIELSEDEEHTEPEFYQGIEQSVEAIVGNHDDDWRVIKTISNASAEDIQSQKDELMEYLDNSILSTAAKAAELQGQNQQQLQQREIINFEILEDEVINEPPLPPSPPAAASAVSSTKIITESAYVPAEPKVNFDNDVHDDEDEEDDDDGPISIVVGSNNLNNNKQTIQQKIEKHRDVPSIVIEPVKNVTEDFMNQEKHHFNN; the protein is encoded by the exons ATGGCACTTGGTGAcacaaaaaatggaaatttgcCTTCAATGGCAAAGGATATTCAACTTCCAACAGCTGTTGAAACAGCCCCACAAAACAATGAACAAATCGAAAGAGGATCGACAGAAAAAATTGCACATAAGCTCAATAAACAG ATTGATGCAACAATATCGTTCCTTAGAGCCGGTCGCAGTGGTGAATTAGGTAAAGTTATTGAATTTCTAGAATCTGGACAAGTAACAGACATAAACACTTGCAATGCG AATGGCCTTAATGCCCTTCATTTAGCAGCTAAAGATGGCTATATAGATATTGTAAGCGAACTTTTACGGCGCGGTGCAAATGTTGACAATGCCACAAAAAAAGGGAACACTGCTCTGCACATAGCTTCACTTGCCGGTCAAAAGGAAGTTATCAAACTTTTGATTCAATACAATGCAAATGTAAACGTTCAATCCCTTAATGGATTTACACCGCTCTATATGGCGGCTCAAGAAAATCATGATGCTTGTGTTCGATATCTTTTAGCTAAGGGCGCCAATCCATCTCTTGCTACAGAG gatGGATTTACACCACTTGCCGTTGCCATGCAACAGGGTCACGACAAAGTTGTTGCTGTTTTACTCGAAAGTGATTCCCGAGGCAAGGTTCGTCTTCCAGCGCTTCATATTGCTGCCAAAAAGGATGATGTTAAAGCGGCCACACTGCTTTTAGAGAACGAACATAACCCTGATATTGTTTCAAAAAGTGGATTCACTCCGCTACACATTGCTGCACATTATGGAAATGTTGATATTGCCAAACTATTAATCGAGCGGGGAGCTGATGTCAACTATATTGCCAAGCATAATATAACACCATTGCATGTTGCTTGCAAGTGGGGCAAAAAGAATATTCTAATGTTGCTTTTATCGAAAAACGCTCGTATAGACGCTACTACTCGTGATGGACTAACACCGCTACATTGCGCTGCACGGTCAGGCCACAAAGGAGTTATTGAATTATTACTTGAGAATGGCGCACCGAttttgtcaaaaacaaaaaatggccTAGCACCCTTACATATGGCTGCTCAAGGCGAACACGACGAAGCAGCTCGTATTCTACTGACGCACAAAGCGCCCGTCGATGAAGTGACCGTTGACTACTTGACCGCATTGCATGTATCAGCACATTGCGGCCATGTTAAGGTAGCTAAGCTTTTACTCGATCACAATGCTGATCCAAATGCACGAGCTCTCAATGGTTTTACACCGCTGCATATCGCTTGCAAGAAGAATCGTATTAAAGTGGTTGAGCTCTTATTAAAACACAATGCTAGTATTAGTGCGACAACCGAAAGCGGTTTAACACCGCTGCACGTTGCCAGCTTTATGGGATGTATGAATATAGTTATATACCTGCTGCAACATGATGCCAATCCAGACGCACCAACTGTTCGAGGAGAAACTCCACTCCACTTAGCTGCTCGGGCCAATCAAACAGACATTATTCGAATTCTCCTGCGAAATGACGCCCAAGTTGATGCACAGGCGCGCGAAGGACAAACGCCTCTGCATGTTTCATCACGTCTTGGCAATATTGATATTATAATGCTAATGCTACAGCACGGTGCGAATGTTGACTCGGTTACGAAAGATGCCTACACACCATTGCATATTGCCGCTAAAGAAGGCCAAGAAGAAGTCGCAGCCCTACTAATAGATAATAATGCTTCCCTCGATGCTGTAACAAAGAAAAGTTTTTCGCCACTACATTTAGCCGCTAAATATGGCAAAGTACAAATTGTTCAATTGTTACTTCAGAAGGGGGCTAATGTTGATTGTCAAGGTAAAAATGGTGTAACACCACTTCATGTGGCCAGCCATTATGACCATCAGGAAATTGCTCTACTATTGCTCGAAAAGGGTGCATTGCCACAAGCAAGTGCCAAAAATGGACACACAGCCCTACATATTGCTGCTCGAAAAAATCAAATGGATATCGCTACAAATTTATTGCAATACGGTGCTGATCCGAATGCCAAAAGTAAATCTGGTTTTGCTCCACTACATTTAGCGTCGCAAGAAGGACATGCCGATATGGTGAATCTTTTGCTTGAGCATGGTGCTTCTGCAAATATATCAGCCAGAAATGGACTAACACCGATGCATTTGTGTGCCCAGGAAGATCGAGttaaagttgctaaaattttactTGAAAATGATGCACAGATATCAGAGCGAACCAAAGCTGGCTATTCACCACTTCATGTTGCTGCACATTTTGGCCAAATAACGATGGTTAAATTTTTACTCGAAAACGATGCAAATATTGAGTTAAGTACAAATGTAGGATACACACCGCTTCATCAAGCTGCCCAACAAGGGCACACGCTGGTTATTAATTTACTATTGACGCATAAGGCCAACCCAAATGCACTCACAAAT cATGGACAAACGGCCTTGAATATTGCTAATAAACTTGGTTATGTGACTGCTGTTGAAACATTAAAAGTTGTTACCGAAAAAAGTATTACAAATACTGTTACTGGAGTACtggaagaaaaatataaagttgttgCTCCAGAATCTATGCATGAAGCTTTTATGTCAGATTCTGAAGACGAAGGTGGTGAGGATCACTTGGACCAAcatcaatataaatacatgGCTACAGACGATTTGAAAACCATTATCAATGAGAATGATCAACACAATTATGACACTACCGATGATGGTCAGATCTACGCAAGTAATCGCAAAA cTTTTACTACAAATAATGCGACTGCCAAATACGTGAATCAAAATATGTCGCCGACAACAAACacttatcaaataaaatcaattgaCAATGTTACAATTATCAAACCACCAGTACATCTTGG ttTCTTAGTTTCGTTCCTGGTTGATGCTCGTGGTGGATCAATGCGTGGTTGCCGTCATAGTGGCGTGAGAGTTATTGTCCCACCAAAGTCATGTGCGCAACCAACAAGAATTACATGTCGGTATGTTAAGCCACAGCGTGTGGCCAATCCACCACCCCTTATGGAAGGTGAAGCTTTAGTCAGTCGTGTCATGGAGCTATCACCTGTAGAAGCAAAATTCTTAGG CTCTGTTATATTGGAAGTACCCCATTTTGGCTCCTTGCGTGACAAAGAACGAGAAATAATTATACTTCGATCTGACAACGGGGAAACCTGGCGTGAACACACACTATATGATAGCGAGGAAGCCGTTCGCGACGTCCTCGATAAGACATTCGAATCGAACGAACTCAGCCACTTGGAGGACCTACACACGTCTCGCATTGTACGCATTGTTACACGCAACTTTCCACATTTCTTTGCGGTTGTGTCGCGCATTCGGCAGGAAGTGCATGCAATCGGACCCGACGGTGGCACTGTGTCATCAACGGCTGTGCCTCAAGTGCAGGCAATATTCCCGCCTAATgcgctcacaaaaaaaatacgtgtCGGCCTGCAGGCTCAGCCAGTCGATTTGAATGGCTGCTGCAAATTACTCGGTCAAGGTGTGGCTGTCTCGCCAGTAGTTACCGTTGAACCGCGTCGTCGAAAATTCCACAAGGCAATAACACTTAGTATTCCGGCACCAAAAGCATATACACAAGGAATGGTAAATCAATACTCAGGCAATGCACCCACTTTACGTCTGCTCTGCTCAATTACCGGCGGTCAAAATCGCGCTGTTTGGGAAGATGTAACTGGTTCAACTCCATTGGCGTTTGTTAAGGACAGTGTGTCATTCACTACAACTGTATCTGCACGTTTCTGGTTAATGGATTGTCGAAATGTATCTGAAGCCAGTCGTATGGCCACAGAGCTTTATTCATATATGGCGCAGGTTCCATTCATGGTCAAATTTGTGGTATTCGCTAAACGAATAAGCAACACTGAAGCAAAATTGAGTGTTTTCTGCATGACAGATGACAAAGAAGATAAAACACTTGAACATCAAGAGTATTTTACTGAAGTGGCAAAGAGTCGTGATGTCGAGATACCCGAAGATCAGGATATTTATCTTGAATTTGCTGGAAATTTGTTGCCAGTATTGAAATCGGGTGAACAGTTAAATATGAAGTTCCATGCATTCCGTGAAAATCGACTCTCTTTTCTTGTACGCGTCAAAGATCAAGAAGAACCATTTGGCCGCATAAGTTTTATGAGTGAACCAAAAATTAGCAAAGGCGAGGCACCACAAACACCAATTTGCACATTAAATGTGACCCTTACAGATCATGAAATAATAGCAGACAATCATAATGGATCACAAAAGAGTCTCGATCACAGTGTTAATTATCGAGATATGCTTAACTTCGGATACCGTCAAGCTGATGAGATTCATAAGGCCGATATACGCTTATCAGATATATGCAATCTCCTGGAAGACGACTGGGTTAGTTTGGCCAAAGAATTACAAGTTCCAGAAAATGATATTGAGCTAATTAAATCCGAATACACTGGAAAGCAAGCATCCAAACAAGCTATGGTTATGCTTAGATTATGGTTGCGACAAGCTGGTAACAATGCTAATGGAAATACTCTAGAACAAGCCCTTCACAAAATCAATCGAAGTGATATTGTTGAAAAGTGCATATTCAATCTCGAACTTGTAACAGATTATATGGAAAAGGCAGTTGCTAAAATGCAACTCGATCAATCTGGCTTTGATTCGTTAAATGATGATCTATTGAATTCAACATCATGTGATACATCGCTAGTTCATCGAGATCGAGATGATAACGAAACACCacagaaatttaaattaatcgATAACGAAACTATGGCAATAGCTCCGCCACTGCCTGCATCCACAGAATCACttcaaattgaagaaaaatccaTAGTGGATGTTGTGCAAAAATTCGAAGAGAAATCCGACAAGGATGCTGAGTGTACTGAAAAACATTATGAAAGTAATAATCATATCCAAG ATCTAGAATCAACGGCTAACACCGCCGCCGTCTCTGAATCGCCAAAAAAAATCACACCATCGAAAGTAGTAACGGTGATCAGTCAACAGCAGCAGTTTGATCCTCACTATCATCAGAAACAATACCAGCAAAGTTGGGTTGAACCTCAATCACACGAGATAATTTCAGAATATAATAATGATCGTGATCTCGATGATATGAATATAGGTAGTTATGAAAGTAGTATTATTATGAAAgaggaacaacaacaaaacactgAACAAATTTCATACGATGGCACAGAAGATGATGATTTTCCAACGAGTATTAATGgacaaaaaacaattgaaatgtCTATGCCATCAGTGGTAGTGGTTGGCGGTAATGCTAATGAATGTGATGATAATTACTTTATGGAAATTTCAAGTTCTAATCTGGATGATGTTGGCAAATCGGATAATGCACCTAGCATATCTCATGATGCTGAAATAGTATCATCTTCAATATCGGAAATTGGTGGTGATGTTGATGAAATTGAAGAAGATATAATATACGACCAAGGCGGCGACCAAGTTACTCAAATAACTTGGGAAGCAGCTCCGAATATGATTGGCTTGGATGCTGCAAAACAATTGACGACACATACAATCGATTCGCAGTTAGAGTTTTTACAACAAGAACGCACACATATAAATGCCAATGCCAACGATCTTGTTAATCTTGAAGATGCAAAAATTGCCAAAATACAACTAGATCAACAGCCGAAAGAAAACACAATTCTTTTATCCGAGATTACTTCATCATCAGCAGGAGCAGGAGGAGTTGCCTCAAACATGACACATAATAGTATAActtcaacaaaatcaaaaaccaGTAGCACTAAATCTTTGGAAAACAACATTAAAACAGTAGGCTCGTCATCCGATTCAGATATTGCCTTGCATGAGCCTGGTATTGAATTAAGCGAGGACGAAGAACATACAG AACCGGAATTTTATCAAGGCATTGAACAATCTGTAGAGGCAATTGTTGGAAATCATGATGA cgaCTGGCGAGTAATTAAAACGATATCAAATGCATCAGCTGAGGATATTCAATCACAGAAAGATGAACTCATGGAATATTTAGATAATTCAATTCTATCAACAGCGGCAAAAGCTGCTGAGTTGCAAGgacaaaaccaacaacaactacaacaacgagaaataataaattttgaaattcttgaAGATGAAGTCATTAACGAGCCGCCACTTCCACCATCACCACCAGCTGCAGCATCAGCTGTTTCGTCTACAAAAATCATAACAGAAAGTGCATATGTTCCAGCAGAGCCAAAAGTAAATTTCGATAATGATGTCCATGATGATGAAGAcgaagaagatgatgatgatggaccAATATCAATTGTTGTTGGTTCTAACAACTTGAACAATAACAAGCAaacaattcaacaaaaaattgaaaaacatcgCGATGTACCTTCGATTGTTATCGAGCCAGTAAAGAATGTAACTGAAGATTTCATGAACCAGGAGAAACACCATTTTAATAATTAG